The DNA segment CGAATACATTTGCATTTGGGATGACGATGATTACCATGCCCCTAATAGATTACATCATCAGATGCATGTATTGCAAACAACGGGAACGAGCTATCAGGCCTCCATCCTCTTAAGGATCACCTTGTATGATCATTTGACTCAAAGGGCCAATTTGTCACTTCCATACCATTGGAGCGGGACACTTTTATGTCGCAGATCCTTCCTGTTGCAACATCCATTCGAAAATACTAATTTCCTGGAAGACATTAACTTGATCAGATTTCTGGAATCTGAAAATTTATTGTTCCATATCGAATATGCGTTCATGCTTTACATCTATGTTTATCATGGACGCAATGCTTTGGATTACCATCATTTCAGCTATTTTATGAGAAACAGTTTTAAATTCACCGATAAATACAACAAAACGGTCCAGCAAACCTTAAATGATTAATAAAAACGATCAGGACAAAGCCCCAGATTCATTAAAGTCAGGATCCGGGAGTTATTTAAGGTGTATCATTTGAAATAAAATAGCCTGTGTGCTTTAAGGACATGCAAATCTTTCTTTCAAAAGATTTGAGGGCGCAAAGCACACAGGCTATTTTAATACCAGAATTATTTTTTCTGTTCTATCTCTCTTTCCATTTCCACTACATCTACCCGATCTGTTTGAGAAAAATCTCCAATCAGGTATTTGTTAAAATGGTCCGCTAATTTCCAGAAGGTATATTCGGTTAAGTCGCCGAAACCATGGCGTTGACCGGGAACGATCACAAACTCAAACCTTTTCCCTGCTTTCATTAAGGCATTAGCCACTCTGATGGTATTTGCAGGATGTACGTTATTGTCGATATCACCTGTCATCAGCATCAAATGTCCTTTCAGGTTTTTAGCCAGGTCTGGATTCTTGTCGATGCTGTATTTAAAGGTCGTATCACCTTTTGCAGAAATGATTTCTTTCACCCCATGGTGTTTCTCACTCCACCAACGGTTATAGATACTATTGTCATGGTTTCCTGCATTGGATACTGCAGCTTTAAAGAAGTCAGGATAAACCAACATTGCAGCCGTAGACATGAAGCCACCACCTGAATGCCCCGTAATTCCTACCCTGCTTGCATCGATAAATGGATTTCTATCTGCCAATTGTTCGACCGCCGCTTTTTTATCTGCCAATCCATAATCACGCAGGTTTCCATAACCAAAAGTATGATACCATTTGGACCTGGCAGGGTTACCTCCACGGTTCCCTACAGTGATTACGATGTAACCGAACTGTGCCAGGCGTTCTGTTCTGTCCATGCTCTTACTAAAGGTTTTATTTACCGCTTCCGTTTGAGGGCCAGGATAAACGTATTCGATGATCGGGTATTTCTTGTTAGGATCGAAATCAAATGGCTTGTACATTACGCCATAAATATCAGTGATGCCATCATCAGCTTTCACTTTGAAGGGTTCAGGGAATTTATAACCTGTCGCCATTAACAGAGAAAGATCTGTGGTTTCCAGATTCATTACCACTCTTCCATTGTTGTCCATCACCACTGCTTTAGGTGCGGTATTGACTCTGGAGAAGTTATCTACAAAGAACTTCGCTTCGTCATTCATGCTGATTGCGTGATCATAGTCGCCGGCGTTTAACAATTTGATTCCGGAACCATCAAAATTAATACGGTATAAATGCACATAATAAGGATCTTCTTTACTTTCTCTACCATTGGCAGTAAAATAAAGCACCCTGTTTTTCTCATCTATATTTACGATATCTTCGCAATGGAAAGCACCTTTAGTGATTTGATTTTTCAATTTCCCGGTAGCATCGAACAAGTAAAAGTGCCCCCATCCGTCGCGTTCCGACCAGTGGATGATTTCTTTTCCATCGTTTACCAATCCAGGACGGTTCACCTCCACATAAGTATTGAAGCGTTCATCAATCAGGGGAGCCACGGTTCCGGTATGGATATCTACGGTACAAACATCTACCCGCTTCAAATCTCTGCTGGTTCTTGAAAAATAGATTTTACTATTATTACCCAACCAGATGGAAGGTCTGAATTCGTTATCTCTGTCTTTATTTAATGAAGGAGCGCCCCAGGCAGAAACGCTCTGGTCTTTGAAGGCAGCAGTATTCAGTTTTTTATAGGTTTTGGCGCTGAAGTCGAACAACAACATTTCATCGATCGGTGCTTCCGGCTCGCCAGGCATCTGGTACTTATAGGTTTCCAGTGTTGGTCTTCCGGCGCTGATGTTATTGATCACCCAAAGGTCTTTTACCTTACGACTATCCGTCCTGTTTAATACAAAATACTTAGAATTTGGCGACCATAATACATAGGCTCTCCTTCTCTTTTTGTTGTTCTTTTCGTTCTCTTCATTATTCTCACCATCACCATTACTTCCATAAGCATAGAATTTCAGACCGTCTTTAGTCAGTTGGTTTTCTACGATGGTACTGTCTTCTTCGTTCTTAACTGCTTTTTTATAGTTTTCTTTATCCATCCAGTACAGGTTATAATTTCTGGTAAAGATGATGGCTGAAGAATCCGGAGCTACAGAACCCCAGGTGGGTTTTGCTTTAGGTTTGGCATAATTCGACACTTCAGTCAGCTTGGCACTGGCCAGCACATAATTGAAGAAATAGATCTTCTTTTGCATGGAATCCGCTGCCTTTTTGTCTTTTCTATCCTTCTTAAGCTCATCGATAGAACTTTTGACTTCGAAGGTTACCGCTTTTTCATCACTGGAAAACTTCAGGTTTTCCAAAGGCAGGTGTTGTGCATCAAAAGGATCGCGAATGATCGTGGTGATCTCTGCCGCCAGTTTTGCATTGTCAAAAATTTTCTTCTTGGTTTTCGCCGATGGGTCTACCAAGTACCATTCTTTTCCCGATGGAGTTTCATATTCATACCAAAAACGATTGCTCAGTTTCAGCCAATGTGGATCTACCGCGGTGGAATAGACCATTTTCTTAAGCTTTGCAGGTGAAAATCTCGATGCCAGCTGATAATTGGCTTTCGGTGCAGCTACTGTTGACTCTGTAATCGTGAAGGTTTTTGTTTGTGCCATCGCACCATACCCCATACAAAGCGACAATAAAAGTGGAGTGTAAAGTTTCTTCATTTGTGCTTTTTAATAAACCGTCTAAATTATTGATTACCGACGGAATAGCAGCTTCCTTCTTTGTAATAAATGCGATAGTTTTCTTCGTTAGCATGCGCAAACGCCAAAGATTCATCGAAAAAGCATTAGCAGATCATGCTTTGCAAATTTTATGAGTAAATCAGGATTGATTTTTTAGTTTTGTATCAAATACTTATTTATGAAATACACCTTCTTACCCCTTTTCGCTGCGGCGGTAATTTTTACTGCAGGATGCCAGTCAAAATCACAAAGCAACGGCACCGACAAAAATACGAAAGATACGCTGACGGCAACGACAGACGGCACAAATACGGCTACCGCTGAAGAAGGTCAGGCTACTACCGGCGACATCTCCAAAATGAAGGTTGCCGATGCGAAAACCATCCTTGCACGCAAACAGGTTCCTATATTATGTTATCATCAAGTACGCGACTGGAGAGCGAAAGACTCCAAAGCGGCTAAAGATTATATCATTCCAATTGCGACCTTCAAAGACCATATGAAAATGCTGGCTGATAGTGGTTACCATACGATTCTTCCTGATCAGCTATATGATTATTTAAACAATGGCACGAAATTACCGAGCAAGCCTATCATGCTGACTTTTGACGATACCGATCTTGATCAGTTTACCATTGCAGCTCCGGAAATGAAAAAATACGGATTCAAAGGAGTATTCTTTGTGATGACCGTTTCCCTGGGAAGGCCAAACTACATGAGCAGAGATCAGGTAAAAGCGCTTTCTGATATGGGCCATGTGATCGGTTCTCATACCTGGGATCACCATAATGTTAAAAAATACCAAGGACAGGATTGGGTAACACAAATTGAAAAACCAACAAAGACTTTAGAAGAGATCACCGGAAAGAATATCCATCATTTCGCCTACCCTTTTGGATTGTGGAATCCGGAGGCTATTCCTGAGCTTAAAAAAAGAGGGATGAAGTCGGCCTTTATCCTGGCGACCAAGCGTGATGAAAATGACCCTTTATTTACCATCAGAAGAATCATCGCCAGCGGCTACTGGAGTTCAAAAACACTAAGTAACAGCATTAAAAATAGCTTCTAAGCCAAGAATCTACCTACTGAGAAAAAGATGAAAAGTACCTTATTAAAATTGGCCGCTTTCTCGGCATTGAGCCTTTCCGCTTGTATTGGCAGTAGCCAGGCAGGTAAAGAAAATTCTGTCGCCGTCGATGTTTCTGCATCAGCCACTACAAATGCTGTTAAAGATAGTTTAAGCAGTAAGGCCGCTACCGCAGCGGAAGTAATCGCTAAAAAGGAAGTTCCTGTGCTGTGTTATCATCAAATCAGGGATTGGAAAGCCAGCGACTCGAAGCGTGCACATGATGATATCATTCCACCTGCGAACTTCAGTCAGCATATAAAAATGTTGGCAGATAGTGGCTACCATACCATTTTGCCGGATGAATTATATGATTACCTGAATTATGGAAAGAAACTTCCTGAAAAACCAATTATGATCACTTTTGACGACACGGATCTGGATCAGTATACCGTAGGTGCCAAAGAGTTAAAAAAATATGGTTTTAAAGGGGTATTTTTTATCATGACCGTTTCCATCGGCCGGCCACGTTACATGAGCAAGGCTCAGATTAAAGAGCTTTCTGATGAAGGACATGTGATCGCCAGTCATACCTGGAATCATAAGAATTTTGCACAGTTTACAGATGAAGACTGGGAAGTTCAGATTGATAAGCCGACGAAAACTCTGGAGACCATTACCGGAAAAAAGGTGGAGTATTTTGCTTATCCGTATGGGGTTTCCAAGGCAGAAAACCTGCACAAACTGAAAGAACATGGCTTTAAAGCTGCTTTTATCTTGTCTACGAAACGGGATCCGAACTATCCTTTGTTTACGATCCGCAGGATTATAGATCCCGGGACTTATACTGCCAGGAACCTATACAACAGCATCAATAAAAGTTTTAAATAACAGCTTTATTTTAAGGTCTACGCTACTAAATATAGTAGCGTAGACCTTTTTTTATGCGCTCATTTTTTTCCCTCCGGGTCTGATTTATATGGTTTCAGCCTTCAAGCTAAACCTTGGTAGTTTGGGTCATATGACCCTGTTTTGCGCATTGCAAATGCATTAAATTCGTATTCATTTAAACCATGAATTATGGATCATGTTCTCAATAACAAAGATTTTGAAGATTATGACATCTCCGTTGTGATGTCATTCTATAAAAAAATGAAAGACTTTAGAAGAGTTTTACCAGTCAATGCCCCTTATTTCCAGAGAAATGGCCTAGAGGTCATCATTGCATTAGATGAACCAACTGAATGCGAGGAATTAATTGAATTTATCAAGGAATACCCGGATATCAACTGGCGAATCATTGTAAACAGCAAAGAACATGAATGGCGCAATCCATGCAAAGCCTGGAATGTAGGGATTAGACATGCCACAAAAAAATACATCCTGGTAGTTGATCCGGAATGTGAATTTCTTACAGACGTAGTTTACCACCTAAAGTACGCCGCTGAATTGTACGGAAATTACTTCTATACTGGCAGAGTTGCTTTCGTAGATTATGCCTATAAAGCCGGCCCTCACACGGAGAAAACACAGAAATTCTCCAATTATGGAAGCTTCTTAACTAAAAAAGAACACATAGAAAAAGTATCTGGCTATACCGAAGCTTTCAATATTTGGGGTGGAGAGGATGATAACTTACGCGCAAAATTAACGCATATTGGTGTTCTGAAAGCCGAAGTAGCAACGGCATTAATCCTCCACCGCGAAGATGAAACTGATGGGGCTGTTTCCAGAGCAGGTAAAACCTTAGCGCTTCCCCCAGAACTGCTCAATAAAGCATTTGCACCCGACGAACAGGACTTTATTAACCCAAACTGGGGGAGAGATTTTGAGGAAATCCGATATGATTACCTAAAGCTCATTGATTGATTAAATAATTTCTTTAATCAGGTAATGTTTGCCATTAAAATCAAAAGATGCTTCTTTTTCTTTACCAATCAGCAGATTGCCGATTGGAGAAGCGGCAGAAATCGCAAAAACACTTTCGCCATCCAGTGTTAATTGTCCGGCACTGATGCTGATGTAAAAAACACCTTCGGAGGTATAGACCAGATTTCCGTTTCTTACCTTGTCATTTGAGGGGGTATCTTTGATAGAATTTAGCAACTGCAGGTTTTGTTGCGCATCCATCAGCAGCCTTTTGTTCCTGCTGATGTCTTGTTGCATCATTTCCCGCGTAGTCTCAAACTTATCCCCTGCACTACTTTTAGTATCGTCATTACTCGCTTCACGCGACTGTTCCAATGCCGTTTCTGCGGTTTGGATTCTCTGTTCTATGAAGTTCAAACAAAGCAGATATAATTTTTCTTTAATGTCTTGCATAACTTATGATTCTACCCATTTTACTTTATCTGCCATCGGAGTTCTTTTTGCATCTCTCGGCACTTCATTATGGTACCCCATATAGAAAAGGCCAAAGCATTTTTCATTCTTTTCAAGATTTAGAAAACTACCAAGCGCTTCAATCAGGCCCGGAGAACTCCAGTAAGCACCAATATTTAAGGCTTCCGCCGTCAATGCCATATTTTGTACGGCACACGCAAGGGCAGCAAGTTCTTCCCATTCAGGGACTTTGTCTGAGTGTAAAGCTGCATTTAAGGTAATGATACAATTTGCTTGTGCAGCTTTTTCCAGAATACTATCGTATTTCTTTTGCAGGAACTGATGCTCTGGTATTGTTTCTTTATATAGTCTGGCCAGCTCAGCACCAAGTTTCATTTTACCTTCATTTCTGAAAACAATGAAACGCCATGGCTCTGTCAGCTTATGTGTAGGCGCATAATTTGCACTCTCCAACACCTGCCTGATTAATTCTACCGGAATCTCCTGTTCTGTATAGCTAACCGGGAAGATACTGCGGCGACGTTGAATAATACGACTTAATATATCTATTTCTTTTTCCATGGATCTTTCTTACGCTTGATGTAACTATTGTCATTGGCAAAAATAGCATTATCACCTGCTCTTTTGTTTGCTAAAGGTCATTGTTTTCCAGCCTGATCTTTTTAAGCTGTTTTTTGACCTGTTTTGCCCTTCCAAAAAAGGCTATGCTTTCCAAATCTTCCAGATGGGCAATGGTTTCCAATAATTCGTCTTTAATCCATGGATATCGTGGTGCGAGGTTAGCTAAGGCCTGCATGGCATGTACTTTAGTCGCCACCAAAACCTTTTCATCAATCAGCCAATCGAAAAGAATGTCGATAATTGGAGCGAAATCAATTTTATCCAGCTGTCCTTCTTTTAATCCAGTTGACTTTTTGCCGGTCAAATAAGCGAGAATTTTTCCATAGTGCCGCATACAGCTTGGATTTTTTTGTTCCGGAAAACGGTTGAGCAGGTCTTCCAGGTGATCTCCGGCACAATGGTGGTTCATCAGGATATATTCGAGCGTCCATGCGGCTCTGAACCCCACTTCTTTCTTTGGATGAAAGGTAAGATCGATCAGGTCTTCCACCATTCCCGCTTCCATAGAAGCGTTCAATCTTGCTGTTAATTCGTCGCGTGTCAAGTCATTGAAATTTAAAGATCAAAACTAATAAATCCCGAGTCAAATCATTTTATAAATTATAACTACCTTTGCCGCTTATTTTATCAGCAATATGATTTCAGTTTCTAACTTATCCCTCCGTTACGGAAAGCGTACCTTATTTGAAGATGTGAACCTAAAATTTACTCATGGCAACTGCTATGGTGTAATTGGGGCTAACGGCGCAGGTAAATCGACCTTCCTTAAAATTCTTTCAGGTGAAGTAAACCAGACTTCTGGTAGTGTAGCTTTTACTCCTGGCGAACGTATGGCGGTTTTAAAACAAAACCACTATGAGTTTGATGAATTTACGGTGATTGAAACCGTAATGATGGGTCACAAGGAATTGTACGACATCATGAAGGAGAAAGATGCCATCTATCTGAAGGAAGATTTCACAGATAAAGATGGTGAACGTGCAGGTGAGCTGGAAAACAGGTTTGCAGAAATGGACGGCTGGAACATGGAAAGCAATGCGGCAACCATGTTGAGCAATTTAGGTATCAAAGAAGAACACCACTATAAACAACTGAAAGAGTTAGATGGTAACCAGAAAGTACGTGTGTTATTGGCACAGGCATTATTTGGAAACCCGGATATACTTTTGCTGGATGAGCCTACCAACGATTTGGACATTGATACCATTGCCTGGTTAGAAAACTTCCTTGCAGACTATCAGAGTATCGTATTGGTGGTATCTCACGACAGGCACTTTTTAGATGCGGTATGTACGCATATCGTTGATATTGACTTTAGCAAAATGAGCACCTACTCGGGTAACTATACCTTCTGGTATGAGTCAAGTCAGCTTGCTTTGAAACAACGCAGTGACCAGAATAAAAAACTGGAAGAGAAAGTTAAAGAACTTCAGGAATTCATTCAGCGCTTTAGTGCAAATGCTTCGAAATCTAAACAGGCAACTTCACGTAAGAAAGCCTTAGATAAAATCGACATTTCTGAGATTAAAGCTTCCAGCAGAAAATACCCTGCGATCTTGTTCAACAATCTGGGCAGAGAAGCGGGAGATCAGATTCTACAAATCGAAAACTTATCGAATACTTCGAATGGAGAAGTGATGTTTAAAAACGTCAGCTTCATGGTAAATAAAGGGGATAAGATTGCCGTTCTTTCTCAGAATAGTCTTGCCACTACTGCTTTCTATAACGTATTGACCGGTCGTGAAAAGAACTATACAGGTGAATTTAAATTTGGAGTAACCATTAATGTGGCTGATATTCCGAATGACAATACTCCTTATTTTGAAGGTAAAGATGAGAACCTGGTAGACTGGTTGCGTGAGTATTCAGGTACCGATCAGGATGAGCAGTTTGTAAGAAGTTTCTTAGGCAGAATGTTGTTCTCGGGTGAGGAAGTATTGAAAAATGTAAAAGTGTTATCAGGTGGTGAGAAAATGCGTTGTATGTTCTCACAGATGATGTTGAGACATGCGAACTTATTGTTATTTGATGAACCAACGAATCACCTGGATTTAGAGTCGATCACGGCATTAAATAATGGGTTGAAGGATTTCAAAGGGACAGCACTATTTACTTCACGAGATCATGCGTTAACGGAGTCTGTGGCGACAAGAGTAATTGAGTTGACTCCAAAAGGAGTAATTGATAAGATGATGAGCTATGATGAGTATATCACGAGTGAAGATGTAGCTCAGTTAAGAGCGGAAATGTATAAATAGATTTAGAGGGGGCTTCGCCCCCTTTTTTGTTTCAATTGATTTGTGAATCCAGCTTCACGATATCTTTGATCAGCTGATAGGTATTGCGCTGTTTAAAATACCGGTCTTTATTGCTGTCTACTATCTGTTTTGGCGCAGGGGTTTTAATAATTTCCCTGATGTCGTCAATAATTGTGGGGCTATCGAGATTGATGGTCCGGAAATATTTTTCATTGTATACTTCTGAGACGTTAGGTGCCCCACTGTAAATCGGGATGGTATTGCACAATACGCAGTCAACAAATTTTTCGGTAATGTAATTTTTCTCCTGACAATTTTCTACAGCAATAGAATATTCATAAGGCATCAAACCGGTATGTTTAAATTCCAACATTCCTTTATAACGTTCATCAGTAAGGTTATACCCCTTGCCATAAATATCAATATCCAGATCAGAAGCCAAGATCTTACGAACTAAACGTAAGCGTTTTCCATAATTACCGACATCCATCGCCAGAGAAGAGACAATCATAGATAACTTCTTCGTTTTGGGAACCTGTTCCGCTGCCTGAAAAAAGGACTTGTCTACATGATCATGAAAAAACATATAGGAAGGCGCCTCGAAGACCTTCTTTCCCAGTTCAATCTGATATAGGTTTTCAAACAATTCCCGGTCGTGAATGATTAAATAATCACTGTTCGTCAGAAATTGATTATTAGGATGTACCGTACTCCAGGAAGGTTCCTGAACAATCGTGATCACTTTCGCGGCGTCCTTGATTTTCTGATACGACCGGTTAAAAACCACGGCATAATCGTAATCATCATCAGTCGTAAATTGCAGGGCCTGGTCGTATACATTGTAGTTCATCATGAACCTTTTTAAAAGGTTTTCTGTTTTATCATAATCTGAGAAAAATTTGATTTTCATACTGATAAGAGGCTAAGATTAATAAAAGAATTTCAACTTATCCAAGATATAAACTAGCAGTAGCTTTAAGAAATACAGAGATATTTTGGGACATTTGACCCTATTAGAAGCATAGATTTCGAGGTAATTTTAGGGCATTATAGACCCTAAATCTCAATCCTATGAAAACACAAGATCCTTTAATTTCCTGTATATGTGTCACTAAAAACAGGCCATTGTTGTTACAGCGGGCAATTGCCTGTTTCGATATGCAGGATTACCCTAATAAAGAGCTGGTGATATCTTATCCGGTAAATGACCTCGTTACTAAAAGCATTATTGATCAGATAGAAGGATTATCTGAAATAAGAATCGTTCGGTTGGAACGACATGATACAGAGAAACTGGGAACATCCAGAAATAATGCCGTTCTGGCTGCAAATGGAGAATTTGTTTGTTTTTGGGATGATGATGATTGGTATAACGAGGATAGAATTTCCCAACAGTTTATGGTACTTAAAGACGGTCCATTTAAAGCAAGCATTCTGATGCATGTTCTGATGCACGATAGTGAAATTAAAGAGAGCTATTATTCCTTATATCATTATTTTGAAGGAACACTGCTGTGTGAAAAAGAAATCTTGTTACAAACCGCCTGTTTAGATCTGGATAGAAGAGAATTTAGTCCTATTGTTCCTTTTTTATTATCAAAAAATGCACTATTTCATATTATAGAGCGGCCCGAGCTGTATATTCATATTTATCATGGTAATAATGCATTGGGAGAGACGCACTTCAACTACTTTCTATTGCAAAGCACCCCACTTCAAAAAGAAGTTAATCAACAAGTTTTGAATATGACTAATCTTGACTATTATCATTTGAAAAATCTTACTGAATAGACAAACAGATTATAGAGTACTTGTATTAAACGATCTAATCCAGGTACTCATATAATATTTCAAATTTTGAGTCTGAAAGGCCAATCGCAACTTCTATCTGATCATTCGGTGTAAAGCTATTTTCCTCCAGAAATAAAATACTGTATAAGCCGATCAGCCTGCCATTCCCTTCGATGACCGTAAAAGGTCCATCAAAATCTTTGGCAAGCAGGATTATTCCAGACATCTGGACTTGTTCCGGATTTGATTTGAGTGCATTTCTGATTGCGGTAATCCGGGGATCCAAAAGTGGGTTTTGTTGAATAACAGCGGCAGCATTAGATACCTTATACGTATCCCGGCTAATCTTCGCCAGATCTATTACCGGCAAAGTGTACAGCTGATCAAATTCGCTCTTATTGATTTCAAGACCTGCTAAAAACCAGGATGTATCAGATGGCATACAATCGAGAAGGGATAGGTGATGTATTTTCAGGGACCTGCTGATT comes from the Pedobacter sp. FW305-3-2-15-E-R2A2 genome and includes:
- a CDS encoding glycosyltransferase family 2 protein, which produces MENETHHDHQQALVSCICITYNRPEQLLKAILNFKDQSYLHKELIISYPKEDKPTKDLIRKASALYFLKIITVERDKEVSVGTAKNMAISMAKGEYICIWDDDDYHAPNRLHHQMHVLQTTGTSYQASILLRITLYDHLTQRANLSLPYHWSGTLLCRRSFLLQHPFENTNFLEDINLIRFLESENLLFHIEYAFMLYIYVYHGRNALDYHHFSYFMRNSFKFTDKYNKTVQQTLND
- a CDS encoding DPP IV N-terminal domain-containing protein; this encodes MKKLYTPLLLSLCMGYGAMAQTKTFTITESTVAAPKANYQLASRFSPAKLKKMVYSTAVDPHWLKLSNRFWYEYETPSGKEWYLVDPSAKTKKKIFDNAKLAAEITTIIRDPFDAQHLPLENLKFSSDEKAVTFEVKSSIDELKKDRKDKKAADSMQKKIYFFNYVLASAKLTEVSNYAKPKAKPTWGSVAPDSSAIIFTRNYNLYWMDKENYKKAVKNEEDSTIVENQLTKDGLKFYAYGSNGDGENNEENEKNNKKRRRAYVLWSPNSKYFVLNRTDSRKVKDLWVINNISAGRPTLETYKYQMPGEPEAPIDEMLLFDFSAKTYKKLNTAAFKDQSVSAWGAPSLNKDRDNEFRPSIWLGNNSKIYFSRTSRDLKRVDVCTVDIHTGTVAPLIDERFNTYVEVNRPGLVNDGKEIIHWSERDGWGHFYLFDATGKLKNQITKGAFHCEDIVNIDEKNRVLYFTANGRESKEDPYYVHLYRINFDGSGIKLLNAGDYDHAISMNDEAKFFVDNFSRVNTAPKAVVMDNNGRVVMNLETTDLSLLMATGYKFPEPFKVKADDGITDIYGVMYKPFDFDPNKKYPIIEYVYPGPQTEAVNKTFSKSMDRTERLAQFGYIVITVGNRGGNPARSKWYHTFGYGNLRDYGLADKKAAVEQLADRNPFIDASRVGITGHSGGGFMSTAAMLVYPDFFKAAVSNAGNHDNSIYNRWWSEKHHGVKEIISAKGDTTFKYSIDKNPDLAKNLKGHLMLMTGDIDNNVHPANTIRVANALMKAGKRFEFVIVPGQRHGFGDLTEYTFWKLADHFNKYLIGDFSQTDRVDVVEMEREIEQKK
- a CDS encoding polysaccharide deacetylase family protein, whose protein sequence is MKYTFLPLFAAAVIFTAGCQSKSQSNGTDKNTKDTLTATTDGTNTATAEEGQATTGDISKMKVADAKTILARKQVPILCYHQVRDWRAKDSKAAKDYIIPIATFKDHMKMLADSGYHTILPDQLYDYLNNGTKLPSKPIMLTFDDTDLDQFTIAAPEMKKYGFKGVFFVMTVSLGRPNYMSRDQVKALSDMGHVIGSHTWDHHNVKKYQGQDWVTQIEKPTKTLEEITGKNIHHFAYPFGLWNPEAIPELKKRGMKSAFILATKRDENDPLFTIRRIIASGYWSSKTLSNSIKNSF
- a CDS encoding polysaccharide deacetylase family protein; translation: MKSTLLKLAAFSALSLSACIGSSQAGKENSVAVDVSASATTNAVKDSLSSKAATAAEVIAKKEVPVLCYHQIRDWKASDSKRAHDDIIPPANFSQHIKMLADSGYHTILPDELYDYLNYGKKLPEKPIMITFDDTDLDQYTVGAKELKKYGFKGVFFIMTVSIGRPRYMSKAQIKELSDEGHVIASHTWNHKNFAQFTDEDWEVQIDKPTKTLETITGKKVEYFAYPYGVSKAENLHKLKEHGFKAAFILSTKRDPNYPLFTIRRIIDPGTYTARNLYNSINKSFK
- a CDS encoding glycosyltransferase; translation: MDHVLNNKDFEDYDISVVMSFYKKMKDFRRVLPVNAPYFQRNGLEVIIALDEPTECEELIEFIKEYPDINWRIIVNSKEHEWRNPCKAWNVGIRHATKKYILVVDPECEFLTDVVYHLKYAAELYGNYFYTGRVAFVDYAYKAGPHTEKTQKFSNYGSFLTKKEHIEKVSGYTEAFNIWGGEDDNLRAKLTHIGVLKAEVATALILHREDETDGAVSRAGKTLALPPELLNKAFAPDEQDFINPNWGRDFEEIRYDYLKLID
- a CDS encoding 3-oxoacyl-ACP synthase; this translates as MQDIKEKLYLLCLNFIEQRIQTAETALEQSREASNDDTKSSAGDKFETTREMMQQDISRNKRLLMDAQQNLQLLNSIKDTPSNDKVRNGNLVYTSEGVFYISISAGQLTLDGESVFAISAASPIGNLLIGKEKEASFDFNGKHYLIKEII
- a CDS encoding nitroreductase — protein: MEKEIDILSRIIQRRRSIFPVSYTEQEIPVELIRQVLESANYAPTHKLTEPWRFIVFRNEGKMKLGAELARLYKETIPEHQFLQKKYDSILEKAAQANCIITLNAALHSDKVPEWEELAALACAVQNMALTAEALNIGAYWSSPGLIEALGSFLNLEKNEKCFGLFYMGYHNEVPRDAKRTPMADKVKWVES
- a CDS encoding ATP-binding cassette domain-containing protein; protein product: MISVSNLSLRYGKRTLFEDVNLKFTHGNCYGVIGANGAGKSTFLKILSGEVNQTSGSVAFTPGERMAVLKQNHYEFDEFTVIETVMMGHKELYDIMKEKDAIYLKEDFTDKDGERAGELENRFAEMDGWNMESNAATMLSNLGIKEEHHYKQLKELDGNQKVRVLLAQALFGNPDILLLDEPTNDLDIDTIAWLENFLADYQSIVLVVSHDRHFLDAVCTHIVDIDFSKMSTYSGNYTFWYESSQLALKQRSDQNKKLEEKVKELQEFIQRFSANASKSKQATSRKKALDKIDISEIKASSRKYPAILFNNLGREAGDQILQIENLSNTSNGEVMFKNVSFMVNKGDKIAVLSQNSLATTAFYNVLTGREKNYTGEFKFGVTINVADIPNDNTPYFEGKDENLVDWLREYSGTDQDEQFVRSFLGRMLFSGEEVLKNVKVLSGGEKMRCMFSQMMLRHANLLLFDEPTNHLDLESITALNNGLKDFKGTALFTSRDHALTESVATRVIELTPKGVIDKMMSYDEYITSEDVAQLRAEMYK
- a CDS encoding glycosyltransferase family 10, with amino-acid sequence MKIKFFSDYDKTENLLKRFMMNYNVYDQALQFTTDDDYDYAVVFNRSYQKIKDAAKVITIVQEPSWSTVHPNNQFLTNSDYLIIHDRELFENLYQIELGKKVFEAPSYMFFHDHVDKSFFQAAEQVPKTKKLSMIVSSLAMDVGNYGKRLRLVRKILASDLDIDIYGKGYNLTDERYKGMLEFKHTGLMPYEYSIAVENCQEKNYITEKFVDCVLCNTIPIYSGAPNVSEVYNEKYFRTINLDSPTIIDDIREIIKTPAPKQIVDSNKDRYFKQRNTYQLIKDIVKLDSQIN
- a CDS encoding glycosyltransferase family A protein, which translates into the protein MKTQDPLISCICVTKNRPLLLQRAIACFDMQDYPNKELVISYPVNDLVTKSIIDQIEGLSEIRIVRLERHDTEKLGTSRNNAVLAANGEFVCFWDDDDWYNEDRISQQFMVLKDGPFKASILMHVLMHDSEIKESYYSLYHYFEGTLLCEKEILLQTACLDLDRREFSPIVPFLLSKNALFHIIERPELYIHIYHGNNALGETHFNYFLLQSTPLQKEVNQQVLNMTNLDYYHLKNLTE